A genomic window from Alkalihalobacillus sp. AL-G includes:
- a CDS encoding IclR family transcriptional regulator yields MSEVVRAVDRALEILNCFSSKKSQLSIGEICGITGLTKSTSFRLLASLEHKGFIEKDEKSHQYKLGVKLLELGNVVQESFNLRDSALPVMKDLAEKTGETVNVNIIQGHNRVCIEKIDGKHALRKVSEVGLLLPLYRGASGKLLLAFCEPDQIIEILNIAKDHQTPHDYINNLKIELFTIREKGYSTSVNERLDGTASVSAPIRDHTGNVIAGITISGPSIRFTDEKIAQFIEDVIGAGKSISSRLGYVVQEPIKT; encoded by the coding sequence ATGAGTGAAGTTGTCAGGGCAGTTGATCGTGCCTTAGAGATTTTAAATTGTTTCTCATCAAAAAAGTCCCAGTTGTCCATCGGAGAAATTTGCGGGATCACAGGTCTTACAAAGTCTACCTCATTTCGATTACTCGCTTCATTGGAGCATAAAGGGTTCATTGAAAAAGATGAGAAGAGCCATCAATACAAGCTTGGTGTTAAATTATTGGAGCTAGGCAATGTCGTGCAGGAGTCATTTAATTTAAGAGACAGCGCCTTGCCGGTCATGAAGGATTTAGCAGAGAAAACAGGCGAAACGGTCAATGTTAACATCATCCAGGGCCATAACAGGGTTTGCATTGAAAAGATTGACGGAAAGCATGCCTTAAGAAAGGTTTCAGAGGTAGGATTGCTTTTGCCGCTATATAGAGGGGCCTCAGGTAAATTGCTTTTGGCATTCTGCGAACCAGATCAGATCATTGAGATATTGAACATCGCCAAAGATCACCAGACACCACATGATTACATCAACAATCTAAAGATCGAATTATTTACGATAAGAGAAAAAGGCTATTCAACGAGTGTAAATGAAAGACTTGATGGAACCGCCTCCGTATCAGCACCGATTCGTGATCATACTGGGAACGTCATTGCCGGGATTACGATCTCGGGCCCATCGATCAGGTTTACGGATGAAAAGATCGCTCAATTTATAGAAGATGTTATAGGTGCTGGGAAATCCATTTCTTCAAGGTTAGGGTATGTTGTGCAGGAACCAATCAAAACGTAG
- a CDS encoding L-aspartate oxidase: MFERSKLETDVLVIGGGSAGLIAALEAEKQGVDVTVVCKQKAGKSGNTIVSGSAFSVVVPEEGNPDSEEVYYQDLIRSGKGINQRDLTRLLAKESGKTIQWLEDYGMEFFLQENKYVKRKPPGHSHPRSVPTIWDGYSYMTRGLSFMKPLLNSVKEKNIQLIEQTMVVRLIRKRGKIVGAVAIDVKKGNIIEISSKSVILANGGAGNIFSQNNNTVGITGDSYALAFDVGAVLKDMEFVQFYPTMMIKPVKMPASNPLFGDGAVLRNKHGELFVHNYVEGGDKEATRDKMAQAIFQEVQKGNGIEGGVYFDCSGIPKDVLESKYSHFCNQLRKKDVDPSKDYVIVSPTTHYFLGGVKINEKCESNVPGLYAAGEAATGAHGANRLSGSSIADTVVFGMIAGDSAAKHSLNSKREDVDWDQEISSLFVQNDDGGLDIAKAKEIVRNVMWESASVVRDESTIRSGLQTLDDIQRSLKSAPVTSAKQTLSFFELSNMVAVGQLVLQGAIKREESRGSHWRKDFPFETEDFLGNFEYFKNQELADIHFVALEHKRSHSV; encoded by the coding sequence ATGTTTGAGAGAAGCAAATTAGAAACGGATGTATTGGTAATCGGTGGTGGATCTGCAGGGTTAATTGCAGCTTTAGAAGCAGAAAAGCAAGGTGTAGATGTCACCGTTGTCTGTAAACAGAAGGCAGGAAAAAGTGGAAATACGATAGTATCCGGTTCAGCTTTTTCAGTCGTTGTACCTGAAGAGGGGAATCCGGATTCTGAAGAGGTCTATTATCAAGATTTAATCCGATCTGGTAAAGGAATCAACCAACGAGATTTAACTAGATTACTAGCTAAAGAGTCTGGCAAAACGATTCAATGGCTAGAAGACTACGGAATGGAGTTCTTTTTACAAGAGAATAAATATGTGAAAAGAAAACCACCAGGACATTCCCACCCAAGGTCAGTGCCGACAATCTGGGACGGCTACTCTTATATGACAAGAGGACTATCGTTTATGAAGCCCCTTCTTAATAGTGTGAAAGAAAAAAATATACAATTAATTGAGCAAACCATGGTTGTTCGGTTGATACGAAAACGAGGCAAAATCGTCGGGGCAGTTGCGATAGATGTGAAAAAGGGTAATATCATCGAAATCTCTTCGAAATCGGTTATTTTAGCAAACGGGGGAGCAGGGAATATCTTCTCCCAAAATAACAATACGGTAGGGATTACGGGTGATTCCTACGCATTGGCATTTGATGTCGGTGCGGTTTTGAAGGATATGGAATTTGTGCAATTTTATCCAACGATGATGATCAAACCCGTCAAAATGCCAGCCTCTAATCCATTGTTCGGGGACGGAGCTGTTTTGCGGAATAAGCACGGTGAATTATTTGTTCATAACTATGTCGAAGGCGGAGACAAAGAGGCGACTCGAGATAAGATGGCTCAAGCGATATTCCAAGAAGTCCAAAAAGGAAATGGCATTGAGGGCGGGGTTTATTTTGATTGTAGCGGGATTCCAAAAGACGTACTCGAATCGAAATACTCTCATTTTTGTAACCAACTAAGGAAAAAAGATGTCGATCCATCTAAAGATTATGTCATTGTATCGCCTACTACACACTATTTCCTTGGCGGTGTAAAAATAAATGAAAAATGTGAAAGCAATGTGCCTGGATTGTACGCAGCAGGGGAAGCAGCGACTGGCGCACATGGAGCGAATCGTCTATCAGGTAGTTCAATTGCAGATACTGTCGTGTTTGGGATGATTGCCGGGGACTCTGCGGCTAAACACTCTTTAAACAGTAAGCGGGAAGATGTTGATTGGGATCAAGAAATTTCGTCCTTATTTGTACAAAATGATGATGGTGGACTTGATATTGCAAAAGCAAAAGAAATAGTTCGAAACGTGATGTGGGAGAGTGCGTCCGTTGTAAGGGATGAGAGTACTATACGTTCAGGCTTGCAAACGCTAGATGACATTCAAAGGTCATTAAAAAGCGCTCCGGTTACGAGTGCGAAACAGACACTTTCCTTTTTCGAGCTTTCTAATATGGTAGCGGTAGGGCAATTGGTACTTCAAGGTGCGATTAAACGTGAAGAAAGCAGAGGTTCACACTGGAGAAAGGACTTTCCATTTGAAACAGAGGACTTTCTCGGTAACTTCGAATATTTTAAGAATCAGGAACTTGCAGATATTCATTTTGTTGCATTAGAACATAAGCGTTCCCATAGTGTCTGA
- a CDS encoding TRAP transporter permease, protein MEKQKKKEDESNKKKRRQFTGKWKLSLTIITILLSGFQLYTAAFGTMSPIIQRSIHLSFILFLVFMLFPATKKSASNRLTIVDGLLMLLSTASTLYITFRFPSLVASGGLHNNVDIVVGAINILLVIEAARRAIGKALPILAIVFIVFAFIGRMIPGPLKHSGFDAERVIQHLYLTTEGIYGQILGVSSTYIYLFILFGAFLSVTGMSKLFNDIALALAGHTKGGPAKVSVISSAFMGSISGSTSANVVTTGSFTIPLMKKIGFRPHFAGGVEASASAGGQIMPPVMGAAAFIMSDALGIPFVHILGYALIPAILYFAGILITVHLRATKLGMEGLSKDELPSVWGVLKDYGHLLAPIIGLIYMLIEGYNAMYAGVWGILLAIIFSSFRKHTRINVKDLIKAMVDGALNAIPVASACAIIGIIIGVTSLTGAILAAGAAILDLSGGFLITTLLLTMVICILIGMELPTTANYILTSAIAAPAIILLGIEPIYAHFFVFYFGILSTVTPPVAIGAYAAAGLAGSDPIKTGVTALRLAIVGFIIPYMFIYSPDLMISPESTFMSVAPVFVTALIGVFAVSASLERYLLTHIAIYEQVLLGISAFLLISTFSVYTEIAGIVVFLLVLLNSWRKINSVQSVTEQKAVNG, encoded by the coding sequence TTGGAAAAGCAAAAAAAGAAAGAGGACGAAAGCAACAAGAAAAAAAGAAGGCAATTTACGGGTAAGTGGAAGCTGTCATTAACGATTATCACGATTTTATTATCTGGATTTCAATTATATACAGCTGCTTTTGGCACAATGTCACCGATCATACAACGGAGTATCCACCTTTCTTTCATATTGTTTTTAGTATTTATGTTGTTCCCAGCAACAAAAAAATCGGCAAGCAATCGTTTAACGATCGTTGATGGGTTATTAATGTTGCTTTCAACTGCATCAACTCTTTACATTACATTCCGCTTTCCTAGTTTGGTAGCCTCTGGGGGACTACATAACAATGTGGATATTGTAGTCGGAGCAATCAATATACTACTCGTTATTGAAGCAGCAAGAAGAGCGATTGGCAAAGCACTTCCGATTTTGGCAATTGTTTTTATTGTTTTTGCTTTTATCGGTCGGATGATACCTGGGCCTCTAAAGCATAGCGGGTTTGATGCTGAACGGGTGATCCAGCACCTTTACTTAACGACAGAAGGTATATACGGTCAAATTTTAGGTGTTTCTTCCACTTATATTTATTTGTTTATTCTATTTGGAGCCTTTTTATCAGTAACGGGAATGTCAAAGCTGTTTAATGATATCGCGTTAGCTCTAGCCGGTCATACAAAAGGCGGTCCCGCAAAGGTTTCGGTAATTTCAAGTGCTTTTATGGGATCAATCAGCGGCAGTACATCCGCAAATGTTGTGACAACCGGTAGCTTTACCATTCCACTAATGAAAAAGATCGGCTTTAGACCACACTTTGCTGGTGGAGTCGAGGCATCCGCATCTGCCGGGGGGCAAATCATGCCTCCAGTAATGGGAGCGGCAGCCTTTATCATGTCAGACGCTTTAGGCATTCCGTTTGTTCATATCTTAGGTTATGCCCTCATCCCGGCCATCTTATATTTTGCGGGTATCTTAATCACCGTTCATTTGAGAGCAACAAAGCTAGGAATGGAAGGGTTAAGCAAAGACGAATTACCGAGCGTATGGGGTGTATTAAAAGATTATGGGCACCTGTTAGCCCCAATTATCGGGTTGATCTACATGTTAATTGAAGGGTATAACGCCATGTATGCGGGTGTATGGGGAATTTTACTTGCGATTATCTTCAGTTCGTTTAGAAAACATACACGGATTAATGTAAAAGACCTCATCAAAGCAATGGTGGATGGAGCGTTAAATGCAATTCCTGTAGCGAGTGCTTGTGCGATTATCGGAATCATCATCGGTGTAACATCCTTAACGGGAGCCATTTTAGCAGCCGGTGCAGCGATTTTGGATTTAAGTGGCGGCTTTCTAATCACGACATTATTGCTAACGATGGTCATTTGTATTCTAATTGGCATGGAATTGCCGACAACGGCAAACTATATTTTAACTAGTGCCATTGCAGCGCCTGCCATTATTCTGTTAGGAATTGAACCGATCTACGCTCACTTCTTTGTCTTTTACTTCGGGATCCTTTCAACTGTAACTCCTCCGGTTGCGATAGGAGCGTATGCAGCAGCAGGCCTAGCCGGTAGTGACCCTATTAAAACAGGAGTGACAGCTCTTAGGTTGGCTATCGTTGGGTTTATCATTCCTTATATGTTTATCTATTCACCTGACTTAATGATCAGTCCAGAGTCTACGTTCATGAGTGTTGCGCCTGTGTTTGTAACGGCTTTAATCGGAGTGTTCGCTGTTAGTGCTTCGCTGGAAAGATATTTGTTGACACATATAGCTATCTACGAACAGGTACTATTGGGTATTTCAGCTTTTCTATTGATCAGTACCTTTTCCGTCTATACCGAAATCGCTGGTATAGTGGTTTTCCTATTAGTCTTATTAAATAGTTGGAGAAAAATAAATAGTGTTCAAAGCGTGACCGAACAAAAAGCGGTAAATGGTTAA
- a CDS encoding dipeptidase, giving the protein MKDDIQVHKDRFIKELQEFLKIPSISSLSEHKENVQAGAEWVADSLKKSGMDNVEIIPTERHPIVYGDWLHAEGKPTVLIYGHYDVQPADPFELWETPPFEPVIRDNKIYARGATDDKGQLFIHIKALELLMSENGTLPVNVKFCIEGEEEIASPNLPPFIEENKDMLAADAVVISDTSFIEEGQPAICTSLRGALAMEVKVETANTDLHSGTYGGGVPNAVHVLVDVLSSLHDEDGRVAVEGFYEGVPPVTDKLKQEIAEIPFNEDKMKKELGMTALYGEKGYTFNEQTGIRPTLEINGIGGGFAAEGFKTIVPSEANGKISCRLVGDQDPNHVYRLIEKHIQTITPDYASVEMNQFVQAKAVALNSQDPMIQVAAKAYEKVYGVRPLFPKEGGSIPIVEVFARVLESPVVLMGFGLPSENLHAPNEHFHLENFTKGIETVCEYLQSLSN; this is encoded by the coding sequence ATGAAAGATGACATTCAAGTACATAAAGATCGTTTTATTAAAGAACTTCAGGAGTTTTTAAAGATTCCGAGTATCTCTTCATTATCTGAACATAAAGAAAATGTTCAAGCTGGGGCGGAATGGGTAGCCGATTCGTTAAAGAAATCCGGCATGGACAACGTAGAAATCATCCCGACAGAACGGCATCCGATTGTTTATGGGGACTGGTTACATGCGGAAGGGAAACCGACTGTCCTAATTTATGGTCATTACGATGTCCAGCCTGCAGATCCTTTTGAACTATGGGAAACACCACCATTTGAACCAGTGATTAGAGACAATAAGATTTACGCGAGAGGGGCAACCGATGATAAGGGTCAGTTGTTCATCCATATCAAAGCGTTAGAACTGTTGATGAGTGAAAATGGCACATTACCAGTCAACGTCAAATTCTGTATTGAAGGGGAAGAAGAAATCGCCAGCCCGAACCTGCCGCCATTTATTGAGGAAAATAAGGACATGCTAGCGGCGGACGCGGTCGTCATTTCAGATACATCCTTTATTGAAGAAGGGCAACCTGCTATTTGTACATCTTTACGAGGCGCACTCGCGATGGAAGTGAAAGTGGAAACAGCGAATACCGACTTGCATTCCGGCACATACGGTGGCGGTGTACCAAATGCCGTCCATGTTTTAGTCGACGTTCTCTCCTCGTTACACGATGAAGATGGAAGAGTTGCAGTGGAAGGCTTTTATGAAGGGGTACCACCCGTTACAGACAAACTGAAGCAAGAAATAGCCGAAATTCCATTTAACGAAGACAAAATGAAGAAAGAGCTTGGTATGACCGCTTTATATGGTGAAAAAGGGTATACGTTCAACGAACAAACAGGTATCCGGCCAACGCTCGAAATCAACGGTATCGGTGGAGGGTTTGCAGCAGAAGGGTTTAAAACGATTGTTCCTAGTGAGGCGAATGGCAAAATCAGCTGTCGTCTAGTAGGAGACCAGGACCCGAATCATGTGTATCGTCTGATTGAAAAACATATTCAAACGATCACGCCAGATTACGCATCAGTGGAGATGAATCAGTTTGTTCAAGCAAAGGCTGTTGCTCTCAATTCACAGGATCCAATGATTCAAGTAGCTGCCAAAGCCTACGAAAAAGTGTACGGAGTCCGTCCGCTCTTCCCAAAAGAAGGTGGTTCGATTCCGATCGTGGAGGTTTTCGCAAGAGTGCTCGAGTCGCCAGTTGTATTGATGGGCTTTGGCTTACCTTCAGAAAATCTGCATGCCCCTAATGAACATTTTCACTTGGAGAACTTTACAAAGGGCATCGAAACTGTTTGTGAATATTTACAATCATTATCCAACTAA
- a CDS encoding 3-isopropylmalate dehydratase small subunit — MKLRGMTHSYGDNIDTDRIIPGKYTKTLNLDDLADHVLEDLDPDFRNRVKQGDIVAGGDNFGCGSSREQAPLALKTAGVSAVVAKSFARIFFRNAINIGLPVIELKDHNIETGHHIEVDLTEGIVSNLSTDEVHQGTQIPDVMVNILNEGGLVNYLKKYKTYRVN, encoded by the coding sequence ATGAAGCTTAGAGGAATGACGCACTCATATGGGGATAACATTGATACGGACAGAATCATACCAGGGAAGTATACGAAAACACTTAATCTAGACGATTTAGCCGATCATGTCTTAGAGGATTTAGATCCAGACTTCCGAAACCGGGTAAAACAAGGGGATATTGTCGCAGGTGGAGACAACTTCGGCTGCGGTTCATCTCGTGAGCAAGCCCCACTTGCCTTAAAAACAGCTGGTGTTTCCGCTGTAGTAGCAAAATCATTTGCCCGTATTTTCTTTCGCAATGCAATCAACATCGGATTGCCTGTCATTGAATTAAAAGACCACAATATAGAAACCGGCCATCATATCGAGGTAGATTTAACAGAAGGAATTGTTAGTAACCTTTCAACTGATGAAGTGCATCAAGGTACTCAAATACCTGATGTGATGGTGAACATATTGAACGAAGGCGGATTAGTCAATTACCTTAAAAAGTATAAAACCTATCGCGTTAATTAA
- the groL gene encoding chaperonin GroEL (60 kDa chaperone family; promotes refolding of misfolded polypeptides especially under stressful conditions; forms two stacked rings of heptamers to form a barrel-shaped 14mer; ends can be capped by GroES; misfolded proteins enter the barrel where they are refolded when GroES binds): MAKDIKFSEDARRSMLRGVDALANAVKVTLGPKGRNVVLEKKFGSPLITNDGVTIAKEIELEDAFENMGAKLVSEVASKTNDVAGDGTTTATVLAQAMIREGLKNVTSGANPMVLRKGIEKATIAAVEELKKISKPIEGRESIAQVAAISSSDNEVGQLIAEAMERVGNDGVITIEESKGFATELEVVEGMQFDRGYSSPYMVTDSDKMEAVLENPYILVTDKKIANIQEVLPVLEQVVQQGKPILIIAEDVEGEALATLVVNKLRGTFNAVAVKAPGFGDRRKAMLEDISTLTGAEVITEDLGLDLKSANIGQLGTASKVVVTKENTTIVEGAGESEKIAARVNQIRTQLEETTSEFDKEKLQERLAKLAGGVAVIKVGAATETELKERKLRIEDALNSTRAAVEEGIVSGGGTALVNVLKAVQAIETEGDESTGVNIVLRALEEPIRQIAHNAGLEGSVVVERLKGESLGVGFNALTGEWVNMVDAGIVDPTKVTRSALQNAASVSAMLLTTEAVVADKPEENDGGGGMPDMGGMGGMGGMGGMM; this comes from the coding sequence ATGGCAAAAGATATTAAGTTCAGTGAAGACGCACGCCGCTCTATGCTTCGCGGTGTCGATGCACTTGCAAATGCTGTAAAAGTTACCCTTGGACCAAAAGGACGCAATGTGGTTCTTGAAAAGAAATTCGGTTCTCCGCTCATCACGAATGACGGTGTAACGATCGCAAAGGAAATCGAGCTTGAAGATGCATTTGAAAACATGGGTGCAAAGCTTGTTTCAGAAGTAGCGAGCAAAACAAACGACGTTGCTGGTGATGGTACAACTACAGCAACAGTTCTAGCTCAAGCAATGATCCGTGAAGGTCTTAAGAACGTTACGTCCGGTGCAAATCCGATGGTTCTACGTAAAGGAATCGAAAAGGCGACTATCGCTGCAGTAGAAGAGCTTAAGAAAATTTCTAAGCCAATCGAAGGCCGCGAATCAATCGCACAGGTTGCTGCAATTTCTTCTAGTGACAATGAAGTTGGACAATTGATCGCAGAAGCAATGGAGCGTGTTGGAAACGATGGTGTTATTACGATTGAAGAATCTAAAGGATTCGCTACTGAGCTTGAAGTCGTAGAAGGTATGCAATTCGATCGTGGATATTCTTCACCTTACATGGTAACGGACTCTGACAAAATGGAAGCAGTACTTGAGAACCCATACATCCTTGTTACAGACAAGAAGATCGCGAACATTCAAGAAGTTCTTCCAGTATTGGAGCAAGTTGTTCAACAAGGTAAGCCAATCCTTATCATCGCTGAAGACGTTGAAGGCGAAGCTCTAGCTACATTAGTAGTGAACAAACTTCGTGGAACGTTCAACGCTGTAGCTGTTAAAGCTCCAGGGTTCGGGGATCGTCGTAAAGCTATGCTTGAAGATATCTCTACATTAACGGGCGCAGAAGTAATCACAGAAGATCTTGGATTAGATCTTAAATCTGCAAACATCGGTCAGCTTGGTACAGCGTCTAAAGTTGTTGTTACAAAAGAAAACACAACAATCGTTGAAGGTGCTGGCGAATCTGAGAAGATTGCAGCTCGTGTCAACCAAATCCGTACTCAACTCGAAGAAACAACTTCTGAGTTTGATAAAGAAAAACTACAAGAACGCCTTGCTAAGCTTGCAGGCGGTGTAGCAGTGATCAAGGTTGGTGCTGCTACTGAAACGGAATTGAAGGAACGTAAGCTTCGTATCGAGGATGCGTTGAACTCTACTCGTGCAGCAGTTGAAGAAGGAATCGTATCCGGTGGTGGAACAGCGCTTGTAAACGTACTAAAAGCGGTTCAAGCAATCGAAACTGAAGGTGACGAATCTACAGGTGTCAACATCGTTCTTCGTGCACTTGAAGAGCCGATCCGTCAAATCGCTCACAACGCTGGTCTTGAAGGATCTGTTGTCGTAGAACGCTTAAAAGGTGAAAGCCTCGGCGTAGGCTTCAATGCTTTGACTGGCGAGTGGGTAAACATGGTCGATGCTGGAATCGTTGACCCTACAAAAGTTACTCGTTCTGCACTCCAAAATGCAGCATCCGTATCAGCAATGCTTCTAACTACAGAAGCTGTAGTAGCTGATAAGCCTGAAGAAAATGATGGCGGCGGCGGAATGCCTGACATGGGCGGAATGGGCGGAATGGGTGGCATGGGCGGCATGATGTAA
- a CDS encoding 3-isopropylmalate dehydratase large subunit — MGQTIVEKIISQHADKQMFRNEIAIVNVDGVMATDTTAPLTIKAFKEMGKDKVWDASNVTFVIDHASPPPNETIANLHDFMRVFAKEQGIKLYDVGEGICHQLMIENEHVKPGQLFLGADSHSCTYGAIGAFATGVGSTDLAGVMLTGQTWIKVPETIKIVLKGELKPNVSAKDLILHIVGKIGIEGGTYKALEFTGDALENLSLDSRMTVANMAIEMGAKAGFVHTKGLELPYEFEHIEPDTDAVYENEFIFDVSEIDAKIALPHSPDNIRSISEALGTPIQQAFLGSCTNGRLEDLHVAANILKGKTIHTDVRLLIAPASKKVYLDAVKDGTAEILMSAGATFLNSGCGPCVGTHQGIPGNNENIISSTNRNFQGRMGNKNSNIYLGSPATVASSALYGKITDPNSITEGVLSNEA, encoded by the coding sequence ATGGGTCAAACCATCGTTGAAAAAATCATTTCACAACATGCAGACAAACAAATGTTTCGTAATGAAATCGCAATTGTCAATGTTGATGGAGTCATGGCAACCGATACAACTGCTCCTTTGACGATTAAAGCGTTTAAAGAAATGGGAAAAGATAAGGTTTGGGATGCTAGTAATGTCACATTTGTGATCGACCATGCCTCCCCTCCCCCAAATGAAACAATCGCCAACCTTCATGATTTTATGAGAGTATTTGCAAAGGAACAAGGCATCAAGCTTTATGATGTAGGTGAAGGGATTTGCCATCAATTAATGATTGAAAATGAGCACGTCAAACCTGGTCAACTATTTCTAGGAGCTGATTCTCATTCATGTACATATGGGGCTATTGGGGCTTTTGCGACAGGAGTCGGCTCAACAGATTTGGCAGGAGTGATGCTTACCGGGCAAACGTGGATAAAGGTTCCGGAAACCATCAAAATCGTACTAAAAGGCGAATTGAAACCTAACGTTTCTGCAAAAGATCTCATCTTACATATTGTCGGTAAAATCGGAATTGAAGGCGGAACGTATAAAGCGTTAGAGTTTACCGGTGACGCACTTGAGAATTTAAGCCTGGATAGTCGTATGACCGTTGCAAATATGGCTATAGAAATGGGGGCAAAAGCAGGGTTCGTCCATACAAAAGGACTTGAACTTCCGTACGAATTTGAACATATCGAACCAGATACGGACGCAGTGTATGAAAATGAATTTATCTTTGATGTTTCTGAAATTGACGCAAAAATAGCCCTTCCACATTCTCCCGATAACATCAGATCCATTTCAGAAGCGCTAGGTACTCCAATACAGCAAGCGTTTCTCGGAAGTTGCACAAACGGTCGGTTAGAAGATTTACACGTGGCAGCAAACATATTAAAAGGTAAAACGATACACACGGATGTACGATTGTTAATTGCTCCAGCCTCAAAGAAAGTTTATTTAGATGCGGTGAAGGATGGAACGGCGGAAATACTAATGTCTGCAGGGGCGACTTTCTTGAATTCAGGATGTGGCCCATGTGTTGGAACACATCAAGGAATACCTGGGAACAATGAAAACATCATCTCATCAACAAACCGAAACTTCCAAGGTCGGATGGGGAATAAGAACTCTAATATTTACTTAGGATCACCGGCTACTGTTGCTTCATCTGCTTTATATGGGAAAATTACCGATCCGAATTCGATTACCGAGGGGGTATTGTCCAATGAAGCTTAG
- a CDS encoding TAXI family TRAP transporter solute-binding subunit, producing MRKGILVSFIGVLLLSFVLSGCSSAESGSSEGEFLRVGTASMGGNFFPLGAAIAQMVNDEMDGYNASAQATGGSSENANFLGSGDLEFALIQSSPLKNAYQGKEKFDGRAVESLRGVTAIYFNSFHILVRKDAGVETIEDLKGKKIAVGPVGGGIQVNTNKLLGVYGISPEDYEAVHGTRQDATEGLKTGRVDAHIYATGIGSSQVTDLINTGEVKLISMDQATIEKMVEENPDFGEGTIPAGTYEGQDEPVETIRGSSLLVTTEDMSEDLVYELTKKIFENIETLQGHHKYFKQTKVEDATKGMSVPLHPGAKKYFEEVGTQ from the coding sequence ATGAGAAAAGGTATATTGGTAAGCTTCATTGGCGTGTTACTCTTGTCATTTGTATTATCAGGCTGCTCTTCAGCTGAAAGCGGCAGCAGCGAGGGGGAATTTTTAAGGGTTGGAACAGCAAGTATGGGAGGGAATTTTTTCCCGCTTGGTGCGGCGATTGCTCAAATGGTCAATGATGAAATGGACGGGTATAATGCGAGTGCTCAAGCTACAGGAGGATCATCCGAAAATGCCAACTTTTTAGGTTCCGGTGATCTTGAATTTGCTTTAATTCAATCGAGTCCTCTAAAAAATGCTTATCAAGGGAAAGAGAAATTTGATGGACGAGCTGTCGAGTCTCTTAGAGGTGTGACCGCGATCTATTTTAATTCTTTTCATATTTTAGTAAGAAAAGACGCCGGAGTCGAAACCATAGAAGACTTAAAAGGAAAGAAAATTGCAGTAGGTCCAGTTGGCGGAGGGATCCAGGTCAATACCAATAAATTGCTAGGTGTATATGGAATAAGTCCAGAAGATTACGAAGCGGTTCATGGGACAAGGCAAGATGCTACGGAAGGACTTAAAACAGGTCGAGTGGATGCACATATTTATGCAACGGGAATTGGAAGTTCACAAGTGACTGACTTGATTAACACAGGAGAAGTCAAGTTAATATCTATGGATCAAGCCACGATTGAAAAAATGGTAGAGGAGAATCCTGACTTTGGGGAAGGAACCATTCCTGCAGGTACATATGAAGGTCAGGATGAACCCGTTGAAACAATCAGAGGGTCTTCTCTTTTAGTTACGACAGAAGATATGTCAGAAGACTTAGTCTATGAACTTACGAAAAAAATATTTGAAAATATAGAAACCTTACAAGGACACCATAAATACTTCAAACAAACAAAAGTTGAGGATGCGACAAAAGGAATGTCAGTTCCATTGCATCCTGGTGCGAAAAAGTACTTTGAAGAAGTCGGTACACAATAA
- the groES gene encoding co-chaperone GroES, with the protein MLKPLGDRIIIELVESEEKTASGIVLPDSAKEKPQEGKVVAVGTGRVTDNGEKIALEVSEGDSVIFSKYAGTEVKYQGAEYLILRETDVLAVIG; encoded by the coding sequence TTGTTAAAGCCGTTAGGTGATCGTATTATCATTGAGCTTGTTGAAAGCGAAGAAAAAACCGCAAGCGGTATCGTACTTCCAGACTCTGCGAAGGAAAAGCCGCAAGAAGGTAAAGTTGTTGCAGTCGGTACTGGCCGAGTTACAGACAATGGAGAAAAAATTGCGCTTGAGGTTTCAGAAGGTGACTCTGTAATCTTCTCAAAATACGCAGGTACTGAAGTGAAATATCAAGGTGCAGAATACTTAATTTTACGCGAAACAGATGTGCTCGCTGTTATTGGTTAA